One genomic segment of Choristoneura fumiferana chromosome Z, NRCan_CFum_1, whole genome shotgun sequence includes these proteins:
- the Alg9 gene encoding alpha-1,2-mannosyltransferase Alg9, giving the protein MPLSVRQRTIHNKNGAKRSTSFKGKRASKPSEGEFLVTSAPSDLRSIAYPGGAMALILLLVARLLSAYYGHIADCDEAYNYWEPLHYLVYGNGLQTWEYSPVYAIRSYMPLWLFAVPAKILALIMNPVTIFYAIRTLLAVLTAVAEFMFYKAVCHEFGVNVGRIWLCLTLPAAGCFASSAALLPSAWSSALCSAALACWWRRRYPAAILFTASTALLSWPFTALIGLPIAIDMLIMKRQFKAFFKWSFISLLIVLLPTIAVDSWHYGRLVVAPWNIIAYNIFTEHGPDLYGVEPWTYYFVNGFLNFNIVWVLALSCPLLLIACTAISTRTTARAPFCSPYWLGLMPLALWLTVFMLQPHKEERFLYPVYNMIVLAGAIGLDCLQKMTFAVGTELFRWRREREKLHYLVYTGPLMVMCVMVAGLVSVSRILALYNNYHGPMTILQDLPPGLNNTEELYVCFGKDWYRSPSSFHLPPMYRIRFITSEFNGQLPAPYDSSYNATRLVHSHFNDLNKGNNSTYLKPSECHYLLDSDVGQPNALQPAYHLQSDLWQIISNVALLDSEKSRTVFRAFFVPFLTNKHNVYASLYLLKNKLILN; this is encoded by the exons ATGCCATTATCAGTGCGGCAAAGAACTATACACAACAAAAATGGCGCTAAAAGATCTACAAGTTTTAAAGGAAAGCGAGCATCTAAACCTAGCGAAGG CGAGTTCCTTGTCACAAGTGCTCCTTCTGATTTACGGAGCATTGCATACCCAGGTGGAGCAATGGCTTTAATATTGCTACTTGTTGCCCGGCTACTGTCGGCATATTATGGGCACATCGCTGATTGTGATGAGGCTTACAATTATTGGGAACCATTGCATTATTTGG tatatgGCAATGGCTTACAAACATGGGAATACAGTCCAGTCTATGCTATCCGATCATACATGCCCTTGTGGTTGTTTGCTGTACCTGCCAAAATTCTTGCACTGATAATGAATCCGGTGACAATATTTTATGCAATAAGAACATTGCTGGCAGTTCTGACAGCCGTGGCAGAATTTATGTTTTACAA AGCAGTGTGTCATGAATTTGGTGTGAACGTAGGCCGCATATGGCTGTGCCTTACACTACCGGCGGCAGGCTGTTTCGCGAGCAGCGCGGCCCTGTTGCCATCGGCGTGGAGCTCTGCGCTCTGCTCGGCTGCTTTGGCGTGCTGGTGGCGACGGCGTTACCCCGCAGCAATATTGTTCACAGCATCTACCGCATTACTTA gtTGGCCTTTTACTGCTCTTATTGGCTTACCAATTGCAATAGACATGCTTATAATGAAGAGACAATTTAAGGCATTCTTTAAATGGTCATTTATATCACTTTTGATTGTACTGCTTCCTACTATAGCTGTTGACTCATGGCATTACGGAAGACTGGTAGTAGCACCTTGGAATATAATTGCCTACAATATATTTACCGAGCATGGCCCAGATTTATATGGAGTTGAACCTTGGACTTACTATTTTGTGAATGGATTCCTTAATTTCAATATTGTTTGG GTGTTAGCGCTATCCTGCCCTCTGCTACTAATTGCTTGCACTGCTATTTCCACCCGTACTACGGCTCGCGCTCCTTTTTGTTCTCCCTATTGGTTGGGACTGATGCCGCTTGCTTTGTGGCTGACTGTGTTTATGCTGCAACCTCATAAAGAAGAAAG atttttatatcCAGTTTACAACATGATTGTCTTAGCTGGGGCTATTGGGTTAGATTGCCTACAGAAGATGACCTTCGCTGTCGGCACCGAGTTGTTCAGGTGGCGTAGAGAAAGAGAGAAGCTGCACTATTTGGTTTACACTGGCCCGCTCATGGTTATGTGTGTCATGGTAGCAGGACTTGTCA gtgTTTCGAGGATACTAGCACTGTACAACAACTATCATGGTCCGATGACTATTCTACAAGACCTTCCACCAGGATTAAATAATACTGAGGAGTTGTATGTGTGTTTTGGCAAAGATTGGTACCGGTCGCCATCCAGTTTCCACTTACCTCCTATGTATCGGATCCGTTTCATAACGAGTGAATTCAATGGACAACTACCGGCACCATACGATTCGTCCTACAATG CCACCCGTCTCGTACACAGTCATTTCAACGACCTCAACAAGGGAAATAACAGTACCTACCTTAAACCTTCCGAGTGTCATTATCTTCTTGACTCCGATGTTGGCCAGCCCAACGCGTTGCAGCCAGCATATCATCTTCAGTCAGATTTATGGCAAATAATATCAAATGTTGCTTTGCTGGATTCTGAAAAATCTCGTACAGTTTTCAGGGCGTTTTTTGTaccttttttaacaaataaacataatgtTTACGCGTCCTTATACTTGTTAAAGAATAAACTAATCTTAAATTGA
- the LOC141439007 gene encoding uncharacterized protein, protein MLGKIIQLFIIFTWIKFTQCQYSVSKINYNLNTCEPSGSSRMVEHFFSLIFTEFHATPPVCTCVQMCPDQPAYCYPNGCMKKNLKENETKSSHEQFRRSAPIHIHKLADTEPVRLFIEDKDDFLAFFEKTHRINSNTEKPVAPVENNLRPSLFKDRYNTLIKYKRMPKVELKYNLREQVRTMKSAKLKIESVDVSKTRWPHPKQIHQKNIETDSETYETNMVMENNPTLVNKGFSKRENTGSRNDRPISKVASNSSNVSTRGQAASNSSLKSIANVPRMTKTISYTESDSNDTTEQNKTSQNKIYVVLRLGENNVLPSDEKTTKLANFDIDSSINLKEPHNNNTYNDIFASFFKSIGKEDNASMEVEERYVDTDNVDFRKTKQHLNEYFNKSDNTSEHNSSIRETNTNAPASIK, encoded by the exons ATGCTTGGCAAGATTATTCAACTATTCATAATTTTCACCTGGATAAAAT ttacacaATGCCAATACTCAGTTTCTAAAATAAACTACAATTTGAATACATGCGAACCAAGCGGAAGCAGTAGAATGGTGGAGCATTTCTTCAGTTTGATATTTACAGAATTTCACGCTACGCCACCTGTATGCACGTGTGTGCAAATGTGTCCCGATCAACCTGCCTATTGTTACCCAAATgggtgtatgaaaaaaaatttgaagGAAAACGAGACCAAGAGTTCACATGAACAGTTCAGGCGAAGTGCCCCAATACACATTCATAAACTGGCCGATACAGAACCTGTCAGGTTATTTATAGAGGATAAAGATGATTTTCTGGCTTTCTTTGAAAAGACCCATAGAATAAATTCAAACACTG aaaaacCAGTTGCGCCCGTCGAGAATAACTTACGACCAAGCTTATTTAAAGATCGATATAACacgttaataaaatataaaagaatgcCTAAAGTCGAACTTAAATACAATCTTCGGGAGCAAGTCAGGACAATGAAATCGGCTAAGCTGAAAATTGAAAGCGTTGATGTATCTAAAACAAGGTGGCCTCATCCTAAgcaaattcatcaaaaaaacATAGAGACTGATAGCGAAACATACGAGACCAACATGGTAATGGAAAATAATCCCACACTAGTCAATAAAGGATTTTCTAAAAGGGAAAACACAGGCAGTCGAAATGATAGACCTATTTCAAAAGTTGCTTCAAATTCATCAAACGTATCAACCAGAGGCCAAGCTGCAAGCAACTCATCACTTAAAAGTATAGCTAATGTACCTAGAATGACAAAAACAATATCCTATACTGAATCTGACAGCAATGACACTACAGAACAAAATAAGACTTCCCAAAATAAGATATATGTTGTGCTTCGTCTTGGTGAGAACAATGTTTTGCCGTCAGATGAAAAAACAACAAAGTTGGCAAATTTCGATATCGATTCGTCCATCAATTTAAAAGAACCACATAATAACAATACATATAACGATATATTTGCTTCCTTTTTTAAGTCAATTGGAAAAGAGGATAACGCTAGCATGGAGGTAGAAGAGAGATATGTCGATACAGATAATGTTGATTTCAGGAAGACAAAACAGCAtctaaatgaatattttaataaatcggACAATACGAGTGAACATAATTCTTCAATAAGAGAAACAAATACAAACGCCCCTGCGAGTATCAAATAA